Proteins co-encoded in one Brassica oleracea var. oleracea cultivar TO1000 chromosome C4, BOL, whole genome shotgun sequence genomic window:
- the LOC106336663 gene encoding probable cyclic nucleotide-gated ion channel 12 isoform X1 → MERASTMQSVHENIKSVRGQLKKVYKTLNTLENWRKAILLVCVVALGVDPLFLFIPVIDSPNFCFTFDKKLAAVVSAIRTFIDTFYVIHIIFNFITEFIAPRSQVSLRGELIVHSKATRKRLFFFHFIVDICSVIPIPQVVVLILIHRSDSLVSQAILKWIILTQYVPRIIRIYPLLKEVTRASGTIAETKWVGAAFNLFLYMLHSHVFGAFWYVSSVEKKNKCWRLECAKIFGCNLRYQYCARGRQNNGRYLNTTCPLIDPDQIIGSTVFNFGMYTDALRSGIVESKPRDFPRKFFYCFWWGLRNISALGQNLKTSNSVGDIVFALIICVSGLLLFAVLIGNIQKYLQSTTIRLDEMEEKKRDTEKWMSNRMLPEYLKERIRRYENYKWRKTRGIEEEALLHSLPKDLRLETKRHLYLTLLNSVPWLNMMDDSWLLEALCDRVKSVFYSANSYIVKEGDPVAEMLIITKGSLKSMIGFSDITGYYDSSYLQAGDICGDLLFWVLDPHSSSSLPTSDRSVLTLTDVEGFILLHDDLKFVASHFNRSHSSRLRHMFRFYSAHWRLWAACFIQAAWREHCKRKLSRILHAKRDYNHIPQGPQLNLGAALYVSRFVSKALRNRQKNAANCSISPHMLPPIPHKPADPEFSKN, encoded by the exons ATGGAAAGAGCTTCAACGATGCAATCTGTACATGAGAATATCAAGAGTGTTAGAGGACAGTTAAAGAAGGTTTATAAAACTCTAAATACTCTTGAAAACTGGAGGAAGGCAATCTTGTTAGTTTGCGTTGTTGCTTTGGGTGTTGATCCTTTGTTTCTCTTCATCCCTGTGATTGATTCTCCTAACTTCTGCTTCACTTTCGACAAGAAGCTTGCAGCAGTAGTTTCGGCCATTCGCACCTTTATCGACACATTCTATGTGATTCACATCATTTTTAATTTCATCACCGAGTTCATAGCCCCTCGTTCTCAAGTGTCTTTACGAGGCGAGTTAATCGTGCATTCTAAGGCTACGAGGAAAAGACTCTTCTTCTTTCACTTCATTGTTGATATTTGTTCTGTTATTCCCATCCCTCAG GTTGTGGTTCTCATTCTTATTCACCGGTCTGACTCGCTGGTGTCACAAGCAATACTGAAATGGATTATACTTACTCAATATGTACCAAGAATCATCCGTATCTACCCGCTTTTAAAAGAAGTGACAAGAGCCTCTGGGACAATAGCAGAAACAAAGTGGGTTGGTGCTGCTTTCAATCTTTTCCTCTACATGTTGCACAGTCAT GTGTTTGGGGCTTTCTGGTACGTGAGTTCAGTAGAAAAGAAAAATAAATGCTGGCGTCTAGAGTGTGCTAAGATATTCGGATGCAATCTCAGATATCAGTATTGTGCACGAGGTCGCCAAAACAACGGTCGCTATCTGAATACTACTTGCCCACTGATCGACCCTGACCAAATCATAGGGTCTACGGTCTTCAACTTTGGTATGTACACTGATGCATTGAGGTCAGGAATCGTAGAGTCAAAGCCAAGGGATTTCCCAAGGAAGTTTTTTTACTGCTTTTGGTGGGGTCTACGAAATATTAG TGCTTTAGGACAAAATCTAAAGACAAGCAACTCTGTAGGGGATATCGTTTTTGCTCTCATAATCTGCGTCTCTGGTTTACTCTTGTTTGCTGTACTCATTGGAAACATTCAG AAGTATTTGCAATCAACTACAATAAGATTAGATGAAATGGAGGAGAAAAAGAGAGACACTGAAAAATGGATGTCGAATCGGATGCTACCAGAGTATTTGAAGGAACGCATTAGGAGATATGAGAACTACAAATGGCGAAAAACTAGAGGCATCGAAGAGGAAGCTCTTCTTCATAGCCTTCCTAAAGACCTCAGGCTCGAAACCAAACGACATCTTTACCTTACTCTCTTAAACAGT GTTCCGTGGCTCAACATGATGGATGATAGTTGGTTGCTAGAAGCACTGTGTGACCGCGTGAAGTCTGTGTTCTACTCAGCTAATAGCTATATAGTGAAAGAGGGTGACCCGGTTGCAGAAATGCTGATTATAACTAAAGGCAGCCTGAAAAGTATGATCGGGTTTAGTGATATAACTGGCTACTATGATTCATCTTACCTCCAAGCAGGTGACATATGTGGAGATCTTCTCTTTTGGGTTCTTGATCCACATTCTTCTTCTAGCCTCCCCACCTCAGACCGATCAGTATTGACTCTGACAGATGTTGAAGGCTTCATTCTCTTGCATGATGATCTTAAGTTTGTAGCTTCTCATTTCAATCGCTCTCACAGCAGTAGACTCAGACACATGTTCAG GTTCTATTCAGCGCATTGGCGATTATGGGCGGCATGCTTCATACAGGCAGCCTGGAGGGAACACTGCAAAAGGAAGCTTTCTAGGATCCTACACGCCAAAAGGGACTATAATCATATTCCTCAAGGCCCACAACTCAATCTTGGAGCAGCTCTATATGTGTCGAGATTTGTATCCAAAGCATTGCGAAATCGACAGAAAAATGCAGCAAATTGTTCCATATCTCCACATATGTTACCCCCAATACCTCATAAACCAGCTGATCCTGAGTTTTCAAAGAATTAA
- the LOC106336663 gene encoding probable cyclic nucleotide-gated ion channel 12 isoform X2 codes for MERASTMQSVHENIKSVRGQLKKVYKTLNTLENWRKAILLVCVVALGVDPLFLFIPVIDSPNFCFTFDKKLAAVVSAIRTFIDTFYVIHIIFNFITEFIAPRSQVSLRGELIVHSKATRKRLFFFHFIVDICSVIPIPQVVVLILIHRSDSLVSQAILKWIILTQYVPRIIRIYPLLKEVTRASGTIAETKWVGAAFNLFLYMLHSHVFGAFWYVSSVEKKNKCWRLECAKIFGCNLRYQYCARGRQNNGRYLNTTCPLIDPDQIIGSTVFNFGMYTDALRSGIVESKPRDFPRKFFYCFWWGLRNISALGQNLKTSNSVGDIVFALIICVSGLLLFAVLIGNIQKYLQSTTIRLDEMEEKKRDTEKWMSNRMLPEYLKERIRRYENYKWRKTRGIEEEALLHSLPKDLRLETKRHLYLTLLNSVPWLNMMDDSWLLEALCDRVKSVFYSANSYIVKEGDPVAEMLIITKGSLKSMIGFSDITGYYDSSYLQADVEGFILLHDDLKFVASHFNRSHSSRLRHMFRFYSAHWRLWAACFIQAAWREHCKRKLSRILHAKRDYNHIPQGPQLNLGAALYVSRFVSKALRNRQKNAANCSISPHMLPPIPHKPADPEFSKN; via the exons ATGGAAAGAGCTTCAACGATGCAATCTGTACATGAGAATATCAAGAGTGTTAGAGGACAGTTAAAGAAGGTTTATAAAACTCTAAATACTCTTGAAAACTGGAGGAAGGCAATCTTGTTAGTTTGCGTTGTTGCTTTGGGTGTTGATCCTTTGTTTCTCTTCATCCCTGTGATTGATTCTCCTAACTTCTGCTTCACTTTCGACAAGAAGCTTGCAGCAGTAGTTTCGGCCATTCGCACCTTTATCGACACATTCTATGTGATTCACATCATTTTTAATTTCATCACCGAGTTCATAGCCCCTCGTTCTCAAGTGTCTTTACGAGGCGAGTTAATCGTGCATTCTAAGGCTACGAGGAAAAGACTCTTCTTCTTTCACTTCATTGTTGATATTTGTTCTGTTATTCCCATCCCTCAG GTTGTGGTTCTCATTCTTATTCACCGGTCTGACTCGCTGGTGTCACAAGCAATACTGAAATGGATTATACTTACTCAATATGTACCAAGAATCATCCGTATCTACCCGCTTTTAAAAGAAGTGACAAGAGCCTCTGGGACAATAGCAGAAACAAAGTGGGTTGGTGCTGCTTTCAATCTTTTCCTCTACATGTTGCACAGTCAT GTGTTTGGGGCTTTCTGGTACGTGAGTTCAGTAGAAAAGAAAAATAAATGCTGGCGTCTAGAGTGTGCTAAGATATTCGGATGCAATCTCAGATATCAGTATTGTGCACGAGGTCGCCAAAACAACGGTCGCTATCTGAATACTACTTGCCCACTGATCGACCCTGACCAAATCATAGGGTCTACGGTCTTCAACTTTGGTATGTACACTGATGCATTGAGGTCAGGAATCGTAGAGTCAAAGCCAAGGGATTTCCCAAGGAAGTTTTTTTACTGCTTTTGGTGGGGTCTACGAAATATTAG TGCTTTAGGACAAAATCTAAAGACAAGCAACTCTGTAGGGGATATCGTTTTTGCTCTCATAATCTGCGTCTCTGGTTTACTCTTGTTTGCTGTACTCATTGGAAACATTCAG AAGTATTTGCAATCAACTACAATAAGATTAGATGAAATGGAGGAGAAAAAGAGAGACACTGAAAAATGGATGTCGAATCGGATGCTACCAGAGTATTTGAAGGAACGCATTAGGAGATATGAGAACTACAAATGGCGAAAAACTAGAGGCATCGAAGAGGAAGCTCTTCTTCATAGCCTTCCTAAAGACCTCAGGCTCGAAACCAAACGACATCTTTACCTTACTCTCTTAAACAGT GTTCCGTGGCTCAACATGATGGATGATAGTTGGTTGCTAGAAGCACTGTGTGACCGCGTGAAGTCTGTGTTCTACTCAGCTAATAGCTATATAGTGAAAGAGGGTGACCCGGTTGCAGAAATGCTGATTATAACTAAAGGCAGCCTGAAAAGTATGATCGGGTTTAGTGATATAACTGGCTACTATGATTCATCTTACCTCCAAGCAG ATGTTGAAGGCTTCATTCTCTTGCATGATGATCTTAAGTTTGTAGCTTCTCATTTCAATCGCTCTCACAGCAGTAGACTCAGACACATGTTCAG GTTCTATTCAGCGCATTGGCGATTATGGGCGGCATGCTTCATACAGGCAGCCTGGAGGGAACACTGCAAAAGGAAGCTTTCTAGGATCCTACACGCCAAAAGGGACTATAATCATATTCCTCAAGGCCCACAACTCAATCTTGGAGCAGCTCTATATGTGTCGAGATTTGTATCCAAAGCATTGCGAAATCGACAGAAAAATGCAGCAAATTGTTCCATATCTCCACATATGTTACCCCCAATACCTCATAAACCAGCTGATCCTGAGTTTTCAAAGAATTAA